The Triticum aestivum cultivar Chinese Spring chromosome 3A, IWGSC CS RefSeq v2.1, whole genome shotgun sequence genome includes a region encoding these proteins:
- the LOC123058155 gene encoding indole-3-pyruvate monooxygenase YUCCA4 encodes MDCFAEAEGKRSHDPLYCNPHSPPATGFPVDNIPAPVVIVGAGPAGLGMAALLGEAGVPYKLLERCSCIGSLWRHRTYDRLCLHLPKQFCELPLMPFPKSFPTYPTRDQFLEYLESYARRFNIEPQFRQAVVSAEFNGDFWWIRTKEVTSLPMGGEQATHSGKTTLYRCKWLVVATGENAEPAVPEIEGTGRFKGQLMHSCEYRSGAGYAGKQVLVVGCGNSGMEVSLDLANHNAITSMVVRGTLHVLPREMLGRSTFGISLWLLRWFPVQVVDWLLLMMARFIMGDTTNIGITRPSLGPMELKGVSGKTPVLDVGTIAKIKSGSINVFPGVRCFHEHGVEFTDGRTENFDIVILATGYKSNVPYWLKEKTFFSEKDGFPRKSKEWKGKNGLYAVGFSRGGLLAVYKDAIKISEDIVQQWHDMCTEDVRETSSNRRAPCPI; translated from the exons ATGGACTGCTTCGCGGAGGCTGAAGGAAAGAGGTCGCATGACCCGTTGTACTGCAACCCCCACTCGCCACCGGCTACCGGCTTCCCTGTCGACAACATCCCCGCGCCGGTCGTCATCGTTGGAgcagggccggctgggctggggaTGGCCGCACTGCTCGGCGAGGCTGGAGTTCCATACAAGCTGCTCGAGCGGTGTAGCTGCATCGGCTCCCTCTGGAGGCACCGCACCTACGACAGGTTATGTTTGCATCTCCCCAAACAATTCTGTGAGCTCCCACTCATGCCATTCCCAAAAAGCTTCCCCACGTACCCGACAAGGGACCAGTTTCTGGAGTACCTCGAGTCCTATGCAAGGAGGTTCAACATCGAGCCACAGTTCCGCCAGGCCGTCGTCAGCGCCGAATTCAATGGAGACTTTTGGTGGATTCGCACAAAGGAGGTCACCTCACTACCAATGGGCGGTGAGCAGGCCACGCACAGCGGCAAAACAACTTTGTACCGCTGTAAGTGGCTTGTTGTTGCCACCGGAGAGAATGCCGAGCCAGCGGTGCCAGAGATCGAGGGCACCGGAAGGTTTAAAGGGCAGCTCATGCACTCGTGCGAGTACCGTAGCGGTGCAGGGTATGCTGGAAAACAAGTGCTTGTCGTCGGGTGTGGAAATTCTGGGATGGAAGTGTCTCTGGACCTTGCTAATCACAATGCAATAACTTCTATGGTTGTTCGTGGCACG TTGCATGTTCTGCCTAGGGAGATGCTAGGGCGCTCCACTTTTGGGATCTCTTTGTGGCTTCTCAGGTGGTTCCCTGTACAAGTTGTGGATTGGCTTCTCCTTATGATGGCACGCTTCATTATGGGCGACACAACCAACATTGGTATTACTCGGCCAAGCCTTGGCCCAATGGAGCTTAAGGGCGTTTCTGGTAAAACGCCAGTTCTCGATGTCGGAACCATAGCAAAGATTAAGTCTGGAAGTATTAAT GTTTTTCCAGGAGTGCGGTGTTTTCATGAGCATGGTGTGGAGTTTACTGACGGAAGAACCGAGAACTTTGATATTGTTATTCTTGCCACAGGTTACAAAAGCAATGTACCTTACTGGTTAAAG GAGAAAACTTTTTTCTCGGAGAAAGATGGCTTCCCAAGAAAGTCAAAAGAGTGGAAAGGAAAAAATGGTCTCTATGCTGTTGGCTTCTCAAGGGGTGGACTTTTAGCAGTGTATAAGGATGCAATCAAGATCTCAGAGGATATTGTTCAACAATGGCATGATATGTGTACGGAAGATGTGAGAGAAACTTCATCCAATCGAAGAGCACCATGTCCTATTTGA